The following are encoded together in the Pseudoalteromonas shioyasakiensis genome:
- a CDS encoding EAL domain-containing protein, whose amino-acid sequence MAGFKKLIFIQLISWLLFALLGGYFIALSFDSAVSDAQHKAQRVVNTYINLQTIEDLSPDKIKQTLADGDTFSKFVLRNKSGEVVTMVESSRPLPLFAEIVNNSLNSIRPQFAVNQASDIKVEFTINAHDLAELLQQSLFVVILISGLIALLPIIYMKSMFSRLNRKISTTVADIVDIYINQNQIDDGLEQAMDTSRLKRLSKDLIPSFNRLSHFLQTKHDDIQNNALSIKKEAYKDVVTNLGNRNMFVEYYEKHIENAEKSTFGSLAMVRCSELQAINQTRGYQKGDEYVKAVADIIKHISGTYTGSQVFRLNSSDFAVVLPNTPLKEAERFGDNLQSRFTQYQQNQELSSVANTGIVGYEKGKPLGELLSIVDNAMSMAQSKQANAWHVQRETDLVNNASAGFGNQNWRKVINEVIETKRVHLVMQNIMPIGKSVKAYAEIQVRFKTAENQMLPTASFLAMAEKLDMAMEIDRLIIDTTLEKIKTRNFSEKFFGINVTASSAHNDQFVIWLERRLLKDSNIASKLIFEVSEFGLQQNIKASKRFIDMVHRVGARITVERFGVGLTSFKFFRDLKPDFIKMDASYTRGLEEDKNNQYFMRLMVDLAHRIGVSVFAEGVESQEEKHIIETLCLDGVQGYYIEKPKDI is encoded by the coding sequence ATGGCTGGCTTTAAAAAACTTATATTTATACAACTGATATCTTGGCTGCTGTTTGCTTTATTAGGTGGTTATTTTATTGCACTTAGTTTTGATAGTGCAGTCAGTGATGCTCAGCATAAAGCACAACGCGTCGTTAACACATACATTAATTTACAAACTATAGAAGATCTCTCACCTGATAAAATTAAACAAACTCTTGCCGATGGCGACACTTTTTCAAAGTTTGTTTTACGTAATAAATCTGGTGAAGTAGTTACCATGGTTGAGTCAAGCCGCCCTCTTCCCTTGTTTGCTGAAATTGTAAATAACAGTTTAAATTCAATCCGTCCTCAATTTGCTGTTAATCAAGCATCCGATATAAAAGTTGAATTTACGATCAATGCGCATGACTTAGCCGAACTTTTACAACAATCTTTATTTGTAGTCATTTTAATTTCAGGCTTGATTGCCCTACTTCCTATTATTTATATGAAGAGTATGTTCAGCCGCCTTAATCGTAAAATTAGTACTACCGTTGCAGATATTGTAGATATTTATATTAATCAAAACCAAATTGATGATGGTCTAGAGCAAGCAATGGATACTTCTCGTTTAAAAAGACTAAGCAAAGATTTAATTCCATCATTCAATCGCCTGTCTCATTTCTTACAAACTAAGCATGATGATATTCAAAATAATGCTCTAAGCATTAAAAAAGAAGCGTATAAAGATGTAGTCACAAACCTTGGCAATCGAAATATGTTTGTTGAGTACTACGAAAAACACATTGAAAACGCAGAAAAGAGCACGTTTGGCTCGCTTGCAATGGTTCGTTGTAGCGAACTGCAAGCGATTAACCAAACTAGAGGCTACCAAAAAGGTGATGAATACGTAAAAGCTGTTGCAGATATTATTAAACATATCAGTGGCACTTACACAGGAAGCCAAGTTTTCCGTTTAAATAGCTCTGACTTTGCTGTGGTATTGCCTAACACTCCTCTTAAAGAAGCGGAACGCTTTGGCGATAACTTACAGTCTCGCTTTACTCAGTATCAACAAAATCAAGAATTAAGCTCAGTTGCCAACACAGGTATTGTCGGTTACGAAAAAGGTAAGCCGCTTGGTGAGTTATTATCAATTGTTGATAATGCTATGAGTATGGCGCAATCAAAACAAGCGAATGCATGGCATGTGCAGCGCGAAACTGACTTAGTTAATAATGCTAGCGCAGGTTTTGGTAATCAAAACTGGCGCAAAGTAATTAATGAAGTGATCGAAACAAAACGTGTGCACTTGGTTATGCAAAACATTATGCCAATAGGTAAAAGTGTTAAGGCCTATGCAGAGATCCAAGTTCGTTTTAAAACCGCAGAAAACCAAATGCTGCCTACCGCCTCTTTCCTTGCTATGGCAGAGAAGCTTGATATGGCGATGGAAATTGATCGCTTAATTATCGACACCACTTTAGAAAAAATTAAAACCCGTAATTTCTCTGAAAAATTCTTTGGTATTAATGTTACTGCATCAAGCGCTCACAATGATCAATTTGTGATCTGGTTAGAGCGCCGATTACTTAAAGACAGCAATATCGCCTCTAAGCTTATATTTGAAGTCAGCGAGTTTGGATTACAACAAAACATTAAAGCAAGTAAACGCTTTATCGATATGGTGCATCGCGTGGGTGCACGTATTACCGTAGAGCGCTTTGGTGTGGGTTTAACTTCATTTAAATTCTTTAGAGACTTAAAACCAGACTTTATCAAAATGGACGCAAGCTACACCCGCGGCCTTGAAGAAGATAAAAACAACCAATACTTTATGCGTTTAATGGTTGATCTTGCTCATCGTATTGGTGTGAGTGTATTTGCTGAAGGCGTAGAAAGCCAAGAAGAAAAACATATCATCGAAACACTGTGTTTAGATGGTGTGCAAGGCTATTACATCGAAAAGCCAAAAGATATCTAA
- the rsxA gene encoding electron transport complex subunit RsxA translates to MTEYVLLLIGTVLVNNFVLVQFLGLCPFMGVSGKLDTAIGMSLATTFVLTLASVTSYLVNHYILIPLDIEFLRTMSFILVIAVVVQFTEMVVRKTSPTLYRLLGIFLPLITTNCAVLGVALLNIKEDHSFLQSAVYGFGAAVGFSMVLILFAALRERLAAADVPAPFKGASIAMITAGLMSMAFMGFTGLVKF, encoded by the coding sequence ATGACAGAGTATGTCTTGTTATTGATTGGCACTGTACTAGTCAACAACTTTGTTTTAGTTCAATTCTTAGGTTTATGCCCGTTTATGGGTGTATCGGGTAAGTTAGATACCGCGATTGGTATGTCTTTAGCCACAACCTTTGTACTTACACTTGCCTCCGTGACCAGTTATCTGGTGAATCATTATATTTTGATCCCGCTGGATATCGAATTTTTGCGTACCATGAGCTTTATTTTGGTTATCGCTGTTGTCGTGCAATTTACCGAAATGGTGGTGAGAAAGACCAGCCCAACACTTTATCGCTTATTAGGGATTTTCTTACCGCTTATCACCACTAACTGTGCTGTATTAGGTGTTGCCCTACTTAATATCAAAGAAGACCACTCATTCTTACAATCCGCTGTGTACGGCTTTGGTGCTGCAGTGGGCTTCTCTATGGTGTTAATACTTTTTGCCGCATTACGTGAGCGTTTAGCTGCGGCTGATGTCCCTGCTCCTTTTAAGGGTGCTTCAATTGCGATGATCACCGCAGGCCTTATGTCGATGGCCTTTATGGGTTTTACAGGATTAGTGAAGTTTTAA
- the rsxB gene encoding electron transport complex subunit RsxB: MTLFYALIALGSLALIFGLILGFAAVRFRVESNPIVDQIDTILPQTQCGQCGYPGCRPYAEAIANGDEINKCPPGGEATVKKLADLMGVEAKPLAGGEQADPVKTVAYIREDECIGCTKCIQACPVDAIVGATRQMHTVLIDECTGCDLCVEPCPVDCIDMLPVKETKQTWKWQLNAIPVTQVD; encoded by the coding sequence ATGACCTTGTTTTATGCTTTGATAGCGTTAGGTTCATTAGCGCTAATATTTGGTTTAATTTTAGGTTTTGCCGCCGTGCGTTTTCGCGTTGAGAGCAACCCTATTGTTGATCAAATTGATACCATTTTACCGCAAACACAATGTGGCCAATGTGGCTACCCAGGCTGTCGCCCCTATGCAGAAGCAATTGCCAATGGTGACGAAATCAATAAATGCCCACCAGGCGGTGAAGCCACGGTAAAAAAACTCGCTGATTTAATGGGTGTTGAAGCAAAACCGCTGGCAGGCGGTGAGCAAGCAGATCCTGTTAAAACCGTTGCCTATATTCGTGAAGATGAATGTATTGGCTGTACCAAATGTATTCAAGCCTGCCCTGTTGATGCCATCGTTGGCGCAACCCGCCAAATGCATACTGTATTAATTGATGAATGTACCGGTTGTGACTTATGTGTTGAACCATGCCCTGTAGACTGTATTGATATGCTGCCTGTAAAAGAAACCAAACAAACTTGGAAGTGGCAGTTAAACGCAATCCCTGTGACTCAGGTAGATTAG
- the rsxC gene encoding electron transport complex subunit RsxC produces the protein MEKLIDQIKQGKVWSIPGGIHPPGQKLQSTTQAIARLPLPDKLVVSLKQHIGANGKLIVEKGQQVLKGQALTKPSGNWSVPVHAPTSGLISDICPMPSAHPSALPELSVIIEPDGEDKWCELNPVPDAKVLSHDELVDIIHQSGIAGMGGAGFPTYVKADTRKAIEFLIVNAVECEPYITADDMLMREHADGIIAGIELMQQLLSPQLTIIGIEDNKPDAIAAMKQAAQHNDSIIVQTVPTVYPSGGEKQLIKLLTGKEVPSGSIPADIGMLVQNVGTLFAVNQAVHEGKPLIERVVTVTGNTIHKQGNVWALLGTEIKHLLDCQGFSPVPQQRVVMGGPMMGFTLPTVRIGVVKTTNCILAPDHQELAEPGDEKACIRCSACADACPASLLPQQLQWFAKSKEYDKLNEHNLFDCIECGACAYVCPSEIPLVQYYRVAKAEIKEQQAEQIKAERAKERFEARKERLEREQEERQNRHKRKPAAKSDGEKQKVADALARVKSKSDDKDSKSAVAAAIARAKAKKQGAEIEPDNSEVAKERAARKEQARKYKEQKALEQGEEGVDKDDKKSAVAAAIARAKAKKAAQATEENASTETDAAPKDDKKAAVAAAIARAKAKKAAQAAENQTEAEAESTPVDDKKAAVAAAIARAKAKKAAQAAENQTEAESAPVDDKKAAVAAAIARAKAKKAAQAAENQTEAEEDSAPVDDKKAAVAAAIARAKAKKAAKEQAQSDDSSQQTNDSSAEADAQPKPDAPESNEDKKKAAVAAAIARAKAKKAAKEQAQSNDSSEQINDSNDEADAKPQSDEPESSEDKKKAAVAAAIARAKAKKAAKEQVQSDESSEQLDDSSNTDNSKPQVDEPESSEDKKKAAVARAIARAKAKKLQQEGNDKS, from the coding sequence ATGGAAAAGTTAATAGATCAAATTAAACAAGGCAAAGTGTGGTCTATACCTGGGGGCATTCACCCACCTGGTCAAAAGCTGCAATCAACAACACAAGCCATTGCAAGACTGCCACTACCAGACAAGCTCGTTGTATCTCTAAAACAACACATTGGTGCTAACGGTAAACTTATTGTTGAAAAAGGCCAGCAGGTTCTAAAAGGCCAAGCATTAACTAAACCAAGCGGCAATTGGTCAGTGCCTGTGCACGCGCCAACATCTGGACTTATCAGCGATATTTGCCCAATGCCATCTGCTCATCCTTCAGCATTGCCTGAGCTTAGCGTTATTATTGAACCTGATGGTGAAGATAAATGGTGCGAGCTTAACCCTGTGCCTGATGCCAAAGTACTGTCGCATGATGAGCTTGTTGATATTATTCATCAAAGTGGTATCGCAGGTATGGGCGGCGCAGGTTTCCCAACCTATGTAAAAGCAGATACCCGTAAAGCCATCGAGTTTTTAATTGTTAATGCCGTTGAGTGTGAACCTTATATCACTGCTGATGATATGCTAATGCGCGAACATGCCGATGGCATAATTGCCGGTATTGAATTAATGCAGCAGCTGTTAAGCCCACAGCTGACAATTATTGGTATTGAAGATAATAAACCCGATGCTATTGCTGCCATGAAACAAGCAGCACAACATAACGACAGCATCATAGTGCAAACAGTGCCAACGGTTTACCCTTCTGGCGGTGAAAAACAGCTAATTAAACTGCTAACGGGCAAAGAAGTCCCAAGTGGTAGTATTCCTGCCGATATTGGTATGTTGGTGCAAAATGTCGGTACTTTGTTTGCGGTAAATCAAGCCGTACATGAAGGTAAACCTCTTATAGAGCGTGTAGTAACGGTAACCGGTAACACCATTCATAAACAAGGTAATGTGTGGGCTTTACTAGGCACTGAAATTAAACATTTATTAGACTGCCAAGGCTTTTCTCCGGTTCCACAGCAACGTGTGGTTATGGGCGGTCCAATGATGGGCTTTACTCTGCCAACTGTTCGCATTGGTGTCGTTAAAACGACGAACTGTATTTTAGCGCCAGATCACCAAGAGCTTGCTGAGCCGGGTGATGAAAAAGCCTGTATTCGTTGTAGTGCCTGTGCTGACGCCTGCCCTGCTTCTTTGTTACCTCAGCAATTACAATGGTTTGCTAAGTCTAAAGAATACGACAAACTCAACGAGCACAATTTATTCGATTGTATTGAATGTGGCGCCTGTGCTTATGTTTGCCCAAGCGAAATCCCCTTGGTGCAGTACTATCGTGTTGCTAAAGCTGAAATCAAAGAGCAGCAAGCAGAGCAAATTAAAGCAGAGCGAGCAAAAGAACGTTTTGAAGCACGTAAAGAGCGCTTAGAGCGCGAACAAGAAGAGCGTCAAAACCGCCATAAACGTAAGCCGGCTGCTAAGTCAGATGGCGAAAAACAAAAAGTGGCCGATGCACTCGCGCGTGTTAAATCTAAATCTGATGATAAAGACAGTAAATCAGCTGTCGCTGCAGCTATTGCCCGTGCGAAAGCGAAAAAGCAAGGTGCAGAGATTGAGCCTGATAACTCTGAAGTGGCTAAAGAACGTGCAGCACGTAAAGAACAAGCACGTAAATACAAAGAGCAAAAAGCACTAGAGCAAGGTGAAGAAGGCGTCGATAAAGACGATAAAAAGTCTGCTGTTGCTGCCGCTATTGCCCGCGCAAAAGCGAAAAAAGCCGCACAAGCTACAGAGGAAAACGCTTCTACTGAAACTGACGCTGCGCCAAAAGATGACAAAAAAGCTGCTGTTGCAGCTGCAATCGCTCGTGCCAAAGCGAAAAAAGCGGCGCAAGCTGCTGAAAATCAAACTGAAGCTGAAGCAGAAAGTACACCAGTTGATGACAAAAAAGCTGCTGTTGCTGCTGCAATCGCTCGTGCTAAAGCGAAAAAAGCAGCGCAAGCTGCTGAGAATCAAACTGAAGCAGAAAGTGCACCAGTTGATGACAAAAAGGCTGCTGTTGCTGCTGCAATCGCTCGTGCTAAAGCGAAAAAAGCAGCGCAAGCTGCTGAGAATCAAACTGAAGCTGAAGAAGATAGCGCGCCAGTTGATGACAAGAAAGCTGCTGTTGCAGCTGCTATCGCCCGTGCTAAAGCGAAAAAAGCAGCTAAAGAGCAAGCGCAGAGTGACGACTCTTCACAGCAAACTAATGATTCAAGTGCTGAGGCAGATGCCCAGCCAAAACCTGACGCTCCTGAATCTAACGAAGATAAGAAAAAAGCCGCCGTTGCTGCCGCTATCGCTCGCGCCAAAGCGAAAAAAGCCGCTAAAGAGCAAGCACAGAGTAACGATTCTTCAGAGCAAATAAATGATTCAAATGATGAGGCTGATGCCAAGCCGCAGTCTGATGAACCTGAGTCTAGCGAAGATAAGAAAAAAGCCGCTGTTGCAGCTGCCATAGCTCGAGCCAAAGCGAAAAAAGCCGCTAAAGAGCAAGTACAGAGTGACGAATCATCAGAACAACTTGATGATTCAAGCAATACGGATAATTCAAAACCGCAGGTTGATGAACCTGAGTCTAGCGAAGATAAGAAAAAAGCAGCGGTCGCGCGTGCCATTGCAAGAGCTAAAGCGAAAAAGTTACAACAAGAAGGAAACGATAAGTCATGA
- the rsxD gene encoding electron transport complex subunit RsxD → MKLTMASSPHNHSHKSLSRLMMTVIAACIPGLIAQVFFFGSAVLIQLVLALITVSACEAAVLMLRKRKVWPTLSDGGAWLTGVLLALSIPPLAPWWIIVIGCMFAIVIVKQLYGGLGFNLFNPAMAAYVLLLVSFPVQMTSWLPVSDLLASPISFSQQLSVIFNGFTSAGFSVDQLRVAIDGTTMATPLDTVKTDVAHHLTVAESMSKPLFNDWFGLGWGWVNLGFLIGGLYLLKANIINWHIPVSFLASLAVCSGIGYIAAPGTEPGVVFHLFSGATMLGAFFIATDPVSASTTNRGRLIYGALIGLLVYLIRTFGGYPDAVAFSVLLLNMAVPLIDYYTQPRTYGHGVK, encoded by the coding sequence ATGAAACTAACCATGGCGAGTTCGCCGCATAATCATAGCCATAAATCATTAAGCCGATTAATGATGACAGTGATTGCTGCGTGTATTCCAGGCTTAATCGCGCAAGTTTTCTTTTTTGGTAGCGCTGTTTTAATTCAGCTTGTTCTCGCGCTTATTACAGTAAGCGCTTGTGAAGCTGCTGTATTGATGCTTCGTAAACGCAAAGTTTGGCCAACACTCAGTGATGGTGGTGCGTGGTTAACAGGCGTATTACTGGCGTTGAGTATTCCGCCTTTAGCGCCTTGGTGGATTATCGTAATTGGCTGTATGTTTGCAATTGTTATTGTAAAGCAGCTTTATGGCGGCCTTGGCTTTAATTTATTTAACCCTGCTATGGCAGCTTATGTATTACTACTTGTATCGTTTCCGGTGCAAATGACAAGCTGGTTACCTGTTAGTGATTTACTTGCATCTCCGATAAGCTTCTCACAGCAGCTGTCTGTTATTTTCAATGGCTTTACCAGCGCTGGATTTAGTGTCGATCAGTTACGTGTAGCGATTGATGGCACAACCATGGCAACACCGCTTGATACCGTTAAAACAGATGTAGCCCATCACCTAACGGTGGCTGAGAGTATGAGTAAACCTCTTTTTAATGACTGGTTTGGTCTTGGCTGGGGCTGGGTTAACCTCGGCTTTTTAATCGGGGGGCTTTATTTATTAAAAGCTAACATCATTAATTGGCATATCCCTGTTAGCTTTTTAGCCTCATTGGCCGTGTGCAGTGGTATTGGTTATATTGCAGCTCCTGGCACAGAGCCGGGCGTGGTATTTCATTTATTCAGTGGTGCAACAATGCTAGGGGCATTCTTTATTGCTACCGATCCAGTTTCTGCATCAACAACGAATAGAGGCCGTTTAATTTACGGTGCGTTAATTGGTCTACTTGTTTACTTAATTCGTACTTTCGGTGGTTACCCTGATGCTGTGGCATTTAGTGTATTGCTGTTAAATATGGCGGTGCCTTTAATTGATTACTACACGCAACCACGTACTTACGGCCATGGGGTGAAATAA
- the rsxG gene encoding electron transport complex subunit RsxG — MILSSMTKNGAILTAFALITTGTVALTHSLTAERIEEQEKQQLAEQLQQVLDAHHYDNQLYKDCVVITDERLGPRPEQVIYRAYKDNKPYALVMRHVTPSGYSGDINLLTAVFANGEIAGVRVTKHEETPGLGDKVEVKKSDWITLFKGQNVLGEDDSRWAVKKDGGQFDQFTGATITPRAVVGSVKQAVLFAQVEFDNLFAAPNICQGAK, encoded by the coding sequence ATGATTCTTTCCTCAATGACTAAAAACGGCGCTATTCTTACAGCATTTGCGCTTATTACCACAGGCACTGTAGCCCTGACTCATAGCCTGACCGCTGAGCGTATTGAAGAGCAAGAAAAGCAACAACTTGCAGAGCAACTTCAACAAGTACTTGATGCCCATCATTATGACAATCAACTGTACAAAGATTGTGTTGTGATAACCGATGAGCGCCTTGGCCCACGTCCAGAGCAAGTTATTTACCGCGCCTACAAAGACAATAAACCGTATGCTTTAGTGATGCGCCATGTAACACCAAGTGGTTATAGTGGTGATATCAACTTATTAACGGCGGTTTTTGCTAATGGTGAAATAGCGGGTGTTCGTGTCACTAAGCACGAAGAAACACCGGGCCTTGGCGATAAAGTTGAGGTCAAAAAATCAGACTGGATCACCCTTTTCAAAGGGCAAAATGTACTGGGTGAAGATGATAGCCGCTGGGCTGTTAAAAAAGATGGTGGCCAATTTGATCAATTTACTGGCGCAACCATTACACCGCGTGCCGTTGTCGGCTCAGTTAAACAAGCGGTGCTGTTTGCTCAAGTTGAATTTGATAATCTGTTTGCTGCACCAAACATCTGTCAAGGAGCCAAGTAA
- a CDS encoding electron transport complex subunit E encodes MSQVETLFKDGMWANNPALVQLLGLCPLLAVTSTITNALGLGLATLLVLVGSNVTVSIVRNWVPKDIRIPVFVMIIAGFVTIVQLMMNAYTFGLYQSLGIFIPLIVTNCAIIGRAEAFASKNTVPLSAFDGLMMGLGFMLVLVVLGAMRELIGQGTLFDGADLLLGPWAAALRIEVFSFDNQFLLAILPPGAFLGLGLLIAAKNVIDTQIKSKQVVTPEAEKGPRARVTSLT; translated from the coding sequence ATGAGCCAAGTTGAAACTTTATTTAAAGATGGCATGTGGGCCAATAACCCTGCCCTTGTGCAGTTATTAGGCTTATGCCCGCTACTTGCCGTTACCTCTACGATTACCAATGCTCTTGGCCTTGGTTTAGCGACTTTATTGGTACTGGTTGGTTCTAACGTCACCGTATCGATTGTGCGTAACTGGGTGCCTAAAGATATTCGTATTCCTGTTTTTGTGATGATCATCGCAGGCTTTGTAACCATCGTGCAGCTAATGATGAATGCCTATACATTTGGGCTTTATCAATCACTTGGGATTTTTATTCCACTGATTGTTACCAACTGTGCCATTATCGGCCGCGCAGAAGCATTCGCTTCTAAAAATACAGTGCCACTTTCAGCCTTTGACGGACTGATGATGGGACTTGGCTTTATGTTAGTTTTAGTGGTGCTAGGGGCAATGCGAGAGCTTATTGGTCAAGGTACGCTATTTGATGGCGCCGATTTATTATTAGGGCCATGGGCTGCTGCACTTCGAATTGAAGTATTCAGTTTTGATAACCAATTTTTATTGGCAATTTTACCACCGGGTGCCTTTTTAGGGCTTGGTTTATTGATTGCTGCAAAAAATGTCATTGATACACAAATAAAATCTAAGCAAGTTGTTACTCCAGAAGCAGAAAAAGGCCCAAGAGCCCGAGTAACAAGTTTAACTTAA
- the nth gene encoding endonuclease III: MNKEKRYEILSRLREQNPHPETELEYSSPFELLVAVTLSAQATDVGVNKATRKLFPVANTPQAILDLGLEGLRDYIKTIGLFNSKANNVYKMCEILVNKHNSEVPENREALEALPGVGRKTANVVLNCAFGWPTIAVDTHIFRVSNRTKFAMGKDVVAVEQKLEKVVPKEFKVDVHHWLILHGRYVCTARKPKCGSCIIEDLCEFKEKTE, from the coding sequence ATGAATAAAGAAAAACGCTATGAGATCTTATCTCGTCTACGTGAGCAAAACCCACACCCAGAAACAGAGCTTGAATACTCAAGCCCGTTTGAATTATTAGTTGCGGTTACCTTATCAGCACAAGCTACAGATGTGGGTGTTAATAAAGCAACCCGTAAGCTATTCCCTGTTGCTAACACGCCTCAAGCGATTCTTGATTTAGGCCTTGAAGGCCTTCGTGATTACATTAAGACCATTGGCTTGTTTAATTCTAAAGCCAATAATGTCTATAAAATGTGTGAGATTCTGGTCAATAAACATAACTCAGAAGTACCAGAGAATCGTGAAGCGCTCGAAGCATTACCCGGTGTTGGCAGAAAGACCGCGAATGTTGTTTTAAACTGTGCCTTTGGCTGGCCAACAATTGCTGTTGATACGCATATTTTCCGCGTATCTAACCGCACTAAGTTTGCCATGGGCAAAGATGTAGTTGCTGTAGAACAAAAATTAGAAAAAGTGGTACCTAAAGAATTTAAGGTCGATGTACACCACTGGTTAATCCTGCACGGTCGCTATGTGTGCACGGCTCGTAAACCTAAGTGCGGCAGCTGTATTATCGAAGACTTGTGTGAGTTTAAAGAAAAGACTGAGTAG
- a CDS encoding S10 family peptidase: protein MAYVANFKIVVISTLFAFCTNAVNADEVSDSNNKKSIPEATKFVTQHKGTFNGKRLKYKAVAGETYLLNKNEEPTAAIFSFDYIAASDNKNRPVTFIWNGGPGSSSNWLHMGAYGPKRVVVPSDASHPGMAPYELKDAPETILDVTDMVFVDPVGTGYSRALGNTDSKAFWGLNQDASSIADFIAQWLTKENRWNAPIFLLGESYGTTRAAAVSKVLMDKHLINVNGIIFVSQALDYQGSSPYVDDNIISYITYIPTLAATAWYHKKVDTSGDFEAFIDASRKFAVDELLPALFKGNALSKADRKRIVDGLHRYTGLSKQYIEQVDLRINAFRFAKELLRDEGVAVGFLDGRYKLDERDDLTAAPKQDASKVIGPAYKAALMKYMRTDLNVQWKRKYLNPGDPELSDNWRWRTAPDGQGWEPRYVNTAPDLSYVLRSNPQMKVMVASGYYDIVTPFFDAEYTLNRHGIYADKIDYHYYHGGHMMYVHEPARVALLRDTREFIKKQVSQNPR, encoded by the coding sequence ATGGCGTATGTTGCCAATTTCAAAATTGTAGTCATCTCTACATTGTTTGCGTTTTGTACGAACGCAGTTAATGCAGATGAAGTCTCAGATTCAAACAATAAAAAGTCGATACCCGAAGCCACTAAATTTGTGACCCAGCATAAAGGCACATTCAATGGCAAAAGGCTGAAATACAAAGCTGTAGCCGGTGAAACTTATTTATTAAACAAAAACGAAGAGCCTACAGCTGCTATCTTTTCGTTTGATTACATAGCCGCAAGCGATAACAAAAACAGACCCGTTACATTTATCTGGAATGGTGGCCCTGGTTCATCGTCTAACTGGTTACATATGGGGGCCTATGGTCCTAAACGAGTTGTTGTACCAAGCGATGCTTCACATCCCGGAATGGCGCCTTACGAATTAAAAGATGCGCCTGAGACGATACTTGATGTGACTGATATGGTGTTTGTGGACCCTGTTGGTACAGGTTACTCGCGCGCCTTAGGTAACACTGACAGCAAAGCCTTTTGGGGCTTAAATCAAGATGCATCTTCTATTGCTGATTTTATTGCCCAGTGGCTAACAAAAGAAAATCGCTGGAATGCGCCAATATTTTTATTGGGGGAGAGCTATGGGACAACTCGAGCAGCAGCGGTTTCTAAAGTACTGATGGATAAACACCTGATTAATGTAAATGGCATTATTTTTGTGTCACAAGCTTTAGACTATCAAGGTTCAAGCCCTTATGTAGACGATAACATCATATCTTACATCACTTACATACCCACACTTGCTGCAACCGCTTGGTATCATAAAAAAGTAGACACATCTGGAGATTTTGAAGCATTTATAGATGCGAGCCGAAAATTTGCAGTTGATGAATTACTTCCAGCATTATTCAAGGGTAATGCCCTTAGTAAAGCTGACAGAAAGCGAATTGTTGACGGCCTTCACCGTTATACAGGGCTTAGCAAACAATATATTGAGCAGGTTGATTTACGCATTAACGCCTTTAGATTCGCTAAAGAGTTATTGCGTGATGAGGGCGTCGCAGTAGGTTTTCTTGATGGACGTTATAAGCTTGATGAACGAGACGATTTAACGGCGGCTCCAAAGCAAGATGCGTCAAAAGTGATAGGGCCAGCATATAAAGCGGCACTGATGAAATACATGCGTACAGATTTAAACGTACAGTGGAAAAGAAAATACTTAAACCCTGGCGACCCTGAGTTATCAGATAACTGGCGCTGGCGCACAGCTCCTGATGGACAAGGATGGGAGCCAAGATACGTTAATACAGCGCCAGATTTATCTTATGTGCTTCGCAGTAATCCACAAATGAAAGTGATGGTCGCCTCAGGGTATTACGATATTGTCACGCCATTTTTTGATGCTGAATACACCTTAAACAGACACGGTATATACGCTGATAAAATTGACTATCACTATTATCACGGTGGTCACATGATGTATGTTCACGAACCAGCAAGAGTGGCGCTGTTAAGAGATACGCGAGAGTTTATTAAAAAGCAGGTGAGCCAAAACCCACGATAA